In Alteribacter lacisalsi, a genomic segment contains:
- a CDS encoding DUF84 family protein: MDIYIASENPAKVAAVKQLFRPEDHYNVIAKPVSSGVSAQPGSEEETLKGAVNRAHTLVHQFGAPVGIGLEGGITELGGVMYLCNWGALAVESGAFFTAGGARIPLPDEVSVLIKKGEELGDVIDQYASRSGVRYREGTVGVLTGGAVTRDDMFAHVVKLLFGQWKRNL; the protein is encoded by the coding sequence ATGGACATATACATTGCTTCTGAGAATCCGGCAAAGGTTGCTGCAGTGAAACAGCTGTTTAGACCGGAGGATCACTATAATGTAATTGCAAAACCGGTTTCTTCCGGTGTGAGTGCCCAGCCAGGTTCGGAGGAGGAAACGCTGAAGGGTGCAGTTAACCGGGCACACACTCTTGTTCACCAGTTCGGTGCCCCTGTTGGAATTGGCCTTGAAGGCGGGATCACCGAGCTTGGCGGCGTGATGTACTTGTGTAACTGGGGTGCTCTGGCTGTTGAAAGCGGCGCCTTTTTCACTGCCGGAGGAGCAAGAATTCCCCTGCCTGATGAGGTGAGCGTTCTTATAAAAAAGGGTGAGGAACTGGGGGATGTGATTGACCAATATGCCAGCCGAAGCGGCGTCCGCTACAGGGAGGGGACAGTCGGTGTTCTGACAGGCGGCGCTGTAACCAGGGATGACATGTTTGCCCATGTAGTTAAGCTTCTGTTCGGTCAGTGGAAGAGAAATCTGTAA